The Salvelinus namaycush isolate Seneca chromosome 8, SaNama_1.0, whole genome shotgun sequence genome has a segment encoding these proteins:
- the LOC120051736 gene encoding aquaporin-9-like, translated as MEMKHRRTMRQRYALKHGILKEFLAEFLGTFILVLFGVGSVAQTVLSRNAMGETLTIHIGFSVGLMMAVYVAGGVSGAHVNPAVSLAMVILGKLKFYKFPVYVIAQFLGAFAGAAAVFGLYYDAFMDFTNGILSVTGINATGHIFASYPARSLTILGGLIDQAAGTGMLVLCILAINDGKNIGAPRGMEPLCIGLIIMAIGVSMGLNCGYPLNPARDLGPRLFTAVAGWGWEVFSTSDYWWWVPVAGPMIGGVVGALVYFLFIEMHHKQPEKPHEEEEEEDEEEEEDLEEDSSLKDKYEMITMS; from the exons ATGGAGATGAAACACAGGAGAACTATGAGGCAACGCTATGCTCTAAAACATGGGATACTCAAGGAGTTCCTGGCTGAGTTTCTGGGGACTTTTATCTTGGTT TTGTTTGGCGTTGGGTCTGTTGCTCAGACGGTCCTGAGTCGTAATGCCATGGGGGAGACTCTCACCATCCATATAGGCTTCTCTGTAGGACTGATGATGGCAGTGTACGTGGCCGGAGGAGTGTCAG gaGCCCATGTGAACCCTGCTGTCTCCTTGGCCATGGTGATCCTGGGAAAACTCAAGTTCTATAAGTTCCCCGTCTATGTCATTGCTCAGTTCCTTGGTGCTTTCGCTGGAGCTGCTGCAGTCTTTGGGCTGTATTATG ATGCGTTCATGGACTTCACCAATGGGATTTTATCAGTGACTGGTATTAACGCCACCGGTCACATCTTTGCCTCTTACCCTGCCAGGTCCCTAACCATCCTCGGAGGACTCATAGACCAG GCAGCGGGAACAGGCATGCTGGTGTTGTGTATCCTGGCCATCAACGATGGGAAGAACATCGGCGCCCCTAGGGGCATGGAGCCACTGTGCATCGGCCTGATCATCATGGCTATCGGGGTGTCCATGGGGCTGAACTGTGGGTACCCCCTCAACCCTGCCAGGGACCTGGGGCCACGGCTCTTTACTGCTGTAGCAGGCTGGGGCTGGGAGGTGTTCAG CACGTCAGACTACTGGTGGTGGGTCCCGGTGGCGGGGCCGATGATAGGGGGCGTGGTCGGGGCCCTGGTCTACTTCCTGTTCATCGAGATGCATCACAAACAGCCTGAGAAACCccacgaggaggaagaggaggaggacgaagaggaggaagaggatctGGAGGAGGACAGCAGTCTTAAGGACAAATATGAGATGATTACCATGAGTTAA
- the LOC120051670 gene encoding extensin-like, translating to MSSTRTRHSHVLYLYQTLPRPPPLPDTPTSSTSTRHSHYPYQTLPRPLPLPDTPTTSTRHSHYPYQTLPRPLPLPDTPMSSTRTRHSHYLYQTLPLPLPDTPMSSTRTRHSHYLYQTLPCPLPLPDTPTSTTPTRHSHVHYPYQTLPRPLPLLDTPSTPTRHSHVHYPYQTLPRSLPLLDTPTSTTPTRHSLYPYQTLPHPLPLQDTPTSTTPTRHSHVLHPYQTLPHPLPLPDTPTSSTPTRHSHILYPY from the coding sequence ATGTCCTCTACCCGTACCAGACACTCCCACGTCCTCTACCTCTACCAGACACTCCCACGTCCTCCACCTCTACCAGACACTCCCACGTCCTCCACCTCTACCAGACACTCCCACTACCCCTACCAGACACTCCCACGTCCTCTACCCCTACCAGACACTCCCACTACCTCTACCAGACACTCCCACTACCCCTACCAGACACTCCCACGTCCTCTACCCCTACCAGACACTCCCATGTCCTCTACCCGTACCAGACACTCCCACTACCTCTACCAGACACTCCCACTACCCCTACCAGACACTCCCATGTCCTCTACCCGTACCAGACACTCCCACTACCTCTACCAGACACTCCcatgtcctctacctctaccaGACACTCCCACGTCCACTACCCCTACCAGACACTCCCACGTCCACTACCCCTACCAGACACTCCCACGTCCACTACCCCTACTAGACACTCCCTCTACCCCTACAAGACACTCCCACGTCCACTACCCCTACCAGACACTCCCACGTTCACTACCCCTACTAGACACTCCCACGTCCACTACCCCTACTAGACACTCCCTCTACCCGTACCAGACACTCCCACATCCTCTACCCCTACAAGACACTCCCACGTCCACTACCCCTACCAGACACTCCCACGTCCTCCACCCCTACCAGACACTCCCACATCCACTACCCCTACCAGACACTCCCACATCCTCTACCCCTACTAGACACTCCCACATCCTCTACCCCTACTAG